From Thermanaerothrix sp., one genomic window encodes:
- a CDS encoding DUF6485 family protein, which yields MVNVNFCTCVDKACSAHPSNHQEGCTPCIAKNLAEGCIPVCFYRKIDPDMPREQDYSFRGFARFVMDRMEG from the coding sequence GTGGTTAATGTAAATTTTTGTACCTGCGTAGACAAGGCTTGTTCCGCCCATCCTTCGAACCACCAGGAGGGCTGCACTCCTTGCATAGCCAAGAACCTGGCGGAGGGCTGCATACCTGTTTGCTTTTACCGGAAGATAGACCCAGATATGCCAAGGGAGCAGGATTACTCTTTTCGTGGCTTTGCCAGGTTTGTAATGGACCGGATGGAAGGTTGA